A region of Patescibacteria group bacterium DNA encodes the following proteins:
- a CDS encoding four helix bundle protein yields MENNNYNLEERTAKFGEHIIAFCRSIREDTITRPIINQLVRSGTSIGANYMEANAASSKKDFKNKIYISKKEVQETKHWLRMIAVAVPIAKERSRELWKEAQELTLIFGKIISSLKK; encoded by the coding sequence ATGGAAAACAATAATTACAATTTAGAAGAGAGAACCGCTAAGTTTGGAGAACATATTATTGCATTTTGTAGAAGTATAAGAGAAGATACTATTACAAGACCAATCATTAACCAACTGGTTCGTTCGGGGACAAGTATTGGAGCCAATTACATGGAGGCAAATGCTGCGAGTTCTAAGAAGGATTTCAAAAACAAAATTTATATTTCCAAAAAAGAAGTTCAGGAAACTAAACACTGGTTAAGGATGATTGCTGTTGCTGTTCCTATCGCTAAAGAAAGGTCGAGGGAGTTATGGAAAGAAGCGCAGGAATTGACTCTGATATTCGGCAAAATTATTTCTTCTTTGAAAAAGTAA
- a CDS encoding tetratricopeptide repeat protein, with translation MLNKILKVLIYLTVFLMPVFFLPFSFEVLEFNKLYMFFFLAWLSVLLWFLKMIIQDKEIRIRFCLVDYIVLAFVGVGIISSIFSVDKLSSIFGYYGRFSTGLVSMLSFAVFYFLVANNIGKEKLKTKNEKSQIKIKKEETGDGIITISGVIKTLIYSATVVIVFAYFSLLGIWAKIAQISSGTASIVSRIALRVSPAGLTAQSMAMFLAIILILAVFVILGGQKWSGFSSNLLIGDKKKDRRSRTFKIFCGVVVFLGFILLIITDFTPAWIILAIGLIVLTAIILKRRIFKNEVHRLILPIAIIIVSALFVILNFRALAGGLVTNNENIYYNFMPERNLTQGESWQTALNTTIGGFKNALIGSGPGTFYYDFSKYRPVSMNEGNLWAIRFDRSGNVFSEILATMGILGFLSFIALAIAIFLVPVGVLARKFTKTGIKPGRIKLDHGTAFLMVIFAAIILVQFSYYQTLTLGFLFWLFAGLVVGWRAEQLVSEERTFVKEIRFRLKDFMEMALVVETFLIVFAIAFIVVGFFGMKFYLADTQYVKALNAPELDSKVSALQKAIRLNPGQARYQIVLSKVFLAKVQEGLAVGNPNEQQQEIIDNIRLAQAFAMNATQVTPQQMSAWQSLADLYRRTMEIAQDSKQFANLTIDTLKKASELDPRNPDIYTQIGNMYLLLEQREEAMEAFKQAIQQKVDYIPANISIALLLEGDKKIDEAVAKLEWLALRYPSNADVLFQLGRMYYNQNETEKAVNQFLFALTANPNHSNSLYSLGVAYEKQGRIKDAISAFEAVLVLNPDVQEIKDRIAKLKQPSVVVEEEE, from the coding sequence ATGTTAAATAAGATTCTAAAAGTTCTAATATATCTCACAGTGTTCTTGATGCCAGTGTTCTTTTTGCCTTTCTCGTTTGAGGTTTTGGAGTTTAATAAACTCTATATGTTTTTCTTTCTGGCGTGGCTCTCTGTACTTCTATGGTTTTTAAAGATGATAATTCAAGACAAGGAAATAAGGATAAGGTTTTGCTTGGTTGATTATATTGTTTTAGCTTTTGTAGGAGTAGGAATCATTTCTTCCATATTCTCGGTTGATAAGCTATCAAGCATTTTTGGTTATTACGGCAGATTTAGCACAGGGCTTGTAAGTATGCTTTCTTTTGCTGTGTTCTATTTTTTGGTAGCGAACAACATAGGAAAGGAAAAATTAAAAACGAAAAATGAAAAATCACAAATAAAAATTAAAAAAGAAGAGACAGGAGACGGAATAATAACAATAAGCGGGGTTATTAAAACATTGATTTATTCAGCAACAGTCGTTATTGTCTTTGCTTATTTTAGTTTACTTGGAATCTGGGCGAAGATAGCGCAAATAAGTAGCGGAACAGCTTCTATTGTAAGTAGAATAGCTTTGCGAGTGAGCCCTGCAGGACTAACAGCTCAATCAATGGCAATGTTTTTAGCAATTATACTTATATTGGCAGTATTCGTTATTCTCGGCGGACAAAAATGGTCAGGATTTTCTTCAAACCTATTGATTGGAGACAAAAAGAAAGATAGACGAAGCAGGACATTTAAGATTTTCTGCGGAGTTGTGGTCTTTTTAGGATTTATCCTCCTCATTATAACCGACTTTACTCCTGCTTGGATTATCCTTGCCATTGGTTTGATTGTCTTGACAGCAATTATACTTAAAAGAAGAATTTTTAAGAATGAAGTCCATAGATTGATTTTGCCTATAGCTATAATAATCGTATCTGCCCTGTTTGTGATTTTGAATTTCAGGGCTCTGGCGGGCGGACTTGTAACGAATAATGAGAATATTTATTACAACTTTATGCCCGAGAGAAATCTCACGCAGGGGGAGTCGTGGCAGACAGCGCTAAATACCACAATCGGGGGCTTCAAAAACGCATTAATCGGAAGTGGTCCAGGAACCTTTTATTATGATTTTTCAAAATACAGACCAGTGAGCATGAATGAAGGAAATCTCTGGGCAATAAGATTTGACCGTTCTGGAAATGTATTTTCAGAGATTTTAGCAACAATGGGTATTTTAGGGTTTTTGAGTTTTATTGCATTGGCAATTGCTATATTCTTAGTGCCTGTTGGTGTCTTGGCTAGAAAGTTCACAAAAACAGGGATAAAGCCGGGCAGAATTAAGTTAGACCACGGGACCGCATTTTTGATGGTTATTTTTGCAGCCATTATTCTGGTTCAATTCAGTTATTATCAGACCCTGACTCTCGGATTCCTATTTTGGCTCTTTGCCGGTTTAGTGGTTGGATGGAGAGCAGAACAGTTAGTAAGCGAAGAAAGGACTTTTGTCAAAGAAATCAGATTTCGGCTAAAGGACTTTATGGAGATGGCTCTTGTGGTAGAGACATTTCTAATAGTATTTGCCATTGCTTTTATCGTAGTTGGCTTTTTCGGAATGAAATTCTATTTAGCAGACACCCAATATGTCAAAGCATTGAATGCTCCGGAGCTTGATAGCAAAGTAAGCGCGTTGCAAAAAGCAATCAGATTGAATCCTGGGCAGGCAAGATATCAGATAGTATTATCAAAGGTATTTTTGGCGAAAGTACAGGAAGGATTGGCAGTGGGCAATCCGAATGAGCAGCAGCAGGAAATAATTGATAACATTAGATTGGCTCAAGCATTTGCCATGAATGCTACGCAGGTTACTCCGCAACAAATGTCTGCATGGCAGAGCTTGGCTGATTTATACCGAAGAACTATGGAGATAGCGCAAGATAGCAAGCAGTTTGCCAATTTAACTATTGACACTCTGAAAAAAGCATCAGAATTAGACCCGAGAAATCCTGATATTTACACTCAAATAGGCAATATGTATTTGCTTTTGGAGCAGAGAGAGGAAGCGATGGAAGCGTTTAAGCAAGCGATTCAACAGAAGGTTGATTATATTCCAGCGAATATCAGCATTGCCCTTCTTTTAGAAGGAGATAAGAAAATAGATGAGGCAGTAGCCAAGCTTGAATGGTTGGCCTTACGGTATCCTTCCAACGCAGATGTTCTCTTTCAGTTAGGCAGGATGTATTATAATCAGAATGAAACAGAAAAAGCGGTTAATCAGTTCTTGTTTGCGCTCACAGCGAATCCGAATCATTCCAATTCTTTATATTCTTTAGGAGTCGCATACGAGAAGCAGGGGAGAATCAAAGATGCTATATCAGCGTTTGAGGCGGTGTTGGTTCTTAATCCGGATGTTCAAGAGATAAAAGATAGGATTGCCAAGTTAAAGCAGCCAAGCGTAGTAGTAGAAGAAGAAGAGTAA
- a CDS encoding NYN domain-containing protein — translation MAEIEIKINKLLENLKNKKVGVFCDDSNLYHSYIKYRWRIDIKRFREFLEAHCDLQFINYYIAVPDKSDAVYFGTQKFLKNIKPYVTVKEKRLKYTPMAGKFMKKGDVDVEIVLGVVREIDDLDIVIIVSGDSDFYELKNYIVKDKGKNIIFWAFEKNMAWELKYCWHLYLDDYKKEIELNLERKPPGFTPG, via the coding sequence ATGGCTGAAATTGAGATAAAAATAAATAAATTATTAGAAAACCTTAAAAATAAGAAAGTTGGGGTGTTTTGTGATGATTCTAATCTTTATCACTCCTATATTAAATATCGCTGGAGAATTGATATTAAAAGATTTAGAGAATTTTTAGAAGCTCACTGCGATTTACAATTTATCAATTATTATATCGCGGTGCCTGACAAAAGCGATGCTGTTTATTTTGGAACACAAAAATTTTTGAAGAATATAAAACCCTATGTAACAGTTAAAGAAAAGAGATTAAAATATACTCCTATGGCTGGTAAGTTTATGAAAAAAGGAGATGTTGATGTAGAAATTGTTTTAGGTGTTGTAAGGGAGATTGACGATTTGGACATAGTTATAATAGTTAGCGGTGATAGTGATTTTTATGAGTTGAAGAATTATATAGTAAAAGACAAAGGGAAGAATATTATTTTTTGGGCTTTTGAGAAAAATATGGCATGGGAGTTAAAATATTGCTGGCATTTATATTTAGATGATTATAAGAAGGAAATAGAGCTGAATTTAGAAAGAAAACCCCCGGGTTTTACCCCAGGGTAG
- a CDS encoding DUF2341 domain-containing protein, which translates to MSNIYAKRATNPTRPGLVDEAGPQRQKRKNKKLKPMITDYLSIINKKWKKLPKKKKIQYITGAVLVLAVVLGLSFYFFQGRSAEADWFDDGWHYRRKLTFNNASSTENLANFPVLVSLNSSRIDYANTQNSGQDIRFTDPNGVILKYEIEKWDEAATSTVWVKIPQIDAQSTIDYIYMYYGNPDASDAQDAENVWDSNFKIVQHLQESSTSSSAYIDSTSNNYDGTATSSFASENLDAVGKIDGANDFDGTDDWIDIGASYNGVKTVELWIKADNTTKDIIDLNGSAYVSVSSGNATTTGFTSPTIYVNGIATTTIDTNWRYVVVTTDTGLNASDLDIGRREGATYFDGIMDEVRISSSARSAEWIEAQYLSMTDTYITYGAEENQEGAIVVWHFNEGSGSTAYDGSNYDNDLTISGASWITGKFGNGLSFDGTDDVATTSDSSTLSPTSSFSITAWIKRDASSNIDIIANKWNNSSASYRFLIDSSDQLALALENSAAGSTSTSATTITDTDWHHVVAVYNSVTPSVSFYIDGQAESSVTTTGWEVGNTANLLVQLRGASAVFKDADEAYIFGGYNNSDSQFNTNIYKFDPSSPTTNSTDTGHDLPQGLEYAPAVYYSSTNKAYIFGGYWLSGTDATYTDEIVEYSIASGVATSTSIGDLPVQLAGASAALNTTNNLIYIFGGWDNTNSQFNTNIYTFDPASPSSNAVDTTHDLPSGREDAPAVYDSAGAKFYIFGGYQGTTTPTYLTEVVQYNYSSGVATTTSIGALPKQLRGTSATYKDSNEIYIFGGWNNTDEIYNTNIYKFDPSSPSTAVSDTGYDLPTGLKDAPAIHDTSGGKNFIFGGFYGTTTPVYLTNIAKFNPSLSTPVSSITDGSQSFVVGAGEAAADSYNNFFGGDIDELYFYNFTLTSAQVLRNYNAELAAALPIQFGSGTVGTTTAPIAYFRFDTGAGTTGYDDTTNNNDLAISGATWTSSGKFGNALSFDGTNDVATSSNSASTNIQGNLSISAWVKATNFATTTQQWLVHKDSGTAGYAFGFGTSANTMVLKIDGTNYESDATFSLTNSTWHHFGATLSGTSTTFYLDGKALGGVVNGANAPPADASSTMVRIGSDGTNYFSGILDEVRIYNYARTALEMRVDYNQGMAVVLGGGTTAGTSSVAYWRFDENQGGTVYDDSANNNNGTVSASSTMGNWTTGKYGNAIDFDGTNDYIQVSDSTSTSITGDLTISAWIRPDVVSKEQTILGKWDETTANNDRSYRLWLDSSNKLNLSVSTDGSAVVTHTGDTALSASTWYHVEATYDTSTSMDVYLNGKLDAAQKTASVPASIDDNVSNLYMGAKENTSGNIDTKFDGAIDDVRLYNYARSASQVLIDYNGGFAVRLGQ; encoded by the coding sequence ATGTCAAACATCTATGCCAAGAGAGCAACAAACCCCACGAGGCCCGGCCTCGTTGATGAGGCCGGGCCTCAAAGACAAAAAAGAAAAAACAAAAAATTAAAACCAATGATCACTGATTATTTATCAATAATCAATAAGAAGTGGAAAAAACTCCCAAAGAAGAAAAAAATCCAATATATCACTGGAGCGGTTTTGGTTTTGGCAGTGGTTTTAGGGCTTTCTTTTTATTTTTTTCAAGGCAGATCAGCAGAAGCTGATTGGTTTGACGATGGATGGCACTACAGACGAAAGCTTACTTTTAATAACGCCAGCTCCACAGAAAATCTGGCGAATTTTCCGGTTTTGGTGAGTTTAAACTCGTCACGGATTGATTACGCAAACACACAGAACAGCGGACAAGATATCCGTTTCACCGACCCAAATGGAGTGATTTTAAAATATGAAATAGAAAAGTGGGACGAAGCAGCTACCTCTACTGTCTGGGTAAAAATTCCCCAAATAGATGCTCAGTCCACAATTGACTACATATATATGTATTATGGAAACCCTGATGCTTCTGATGCGCAGGATGCGGAAAATGTCTGGGATTCAAATTTCAAAATAGTCCAGCATTTACAAGAATCATCAACATCATCCAGCGCTTACATAGATTCTACTTCCAATAATTATGACGGAACCGCCACTTCCAGTTTTGCTTCAGAAAATTTAGATGCTGTTGGAAAAATTGACGGCGCAAATGATTTTGACGGCACAGATGATTGGATAGATATCGGCGCCTCATACAATGGCGTAAAAACAGTAGAGCTTTGGATAAAGGCGGATAACACAACTAAGGATATTATTGACTTAAACGGCAGCGCTTATGTTAGTGTCAGTAGCGGTAATGCCACTACTACTGGTTTTACCAGTCCCACAATCTATGTAAACGGAATAGCCACCACTACAATAGACACGAATTGGCGATATGTGGTTGTGACTACTGATACCGGCTTAAACGCTAGTGATTTGGATATCGGGAGAAGAGAGGGAGCCACTTATTTTGACGGCATTATGGACGAAGTCCGCATTTCAAGCTCTGCCCGCTCTGCGGAATGGATTGAGGCGCAGTATTTGAGTATGACAGATACATATATTACTTATGGCGCAGAAGAAAATCAGGAGGGCGCGATAGTTGTTTGGCATTTTAACGAGGGCTCGGGCTCTACTGCTTATGATGGCTCAAATTATGACAATGACCTTACAATCTCCGGCGCCAGCTGGATTACTGGAAAATTCGGCAACGGCTTGAGTTTTGACGGCACAGATGATGTTGCCACTACTTCCGACTCTTCCACATTAAGCCCGACCAGTTCATTTTCCATCACTGCCTGGATTAAAAGGGACGCTTCTTCAAATATAGATATTATTGCCAACAAATGGAATAATTCTTCAGCCAGTTATAGATTTTTGATTGACTCTTCCGACCAATTGGCTTTGGCCTTGGAAAACTCCGCTGCTGGCTCTACTTCCACCAGCGCCACTACAATCACTGACACTGATTGGCACCATGTGGTGGCTGTTTATAATTCTGTAACTCCTTCAGTTTCCTTTTATATTGACGGGCAGGCGGAATCCTCTGTAACAACCACTGGCTGGGAAGTAGGGAATACGGCTAATCTACTAGTGCAACTTCGAGGAGCAAGCGCAGTTTTTAAAGATGCTGATGAAGCGTATATTTTTGGTGGTTATAATAATAGCGATTCCCAATTCAATACTAATATCTATAAATTTGACCCATCTTCGCCTACAACTAATTCCACTGACACGGGCCATGATTTGCCTCAAGGATTGGAATATGCCCCTGCTGTTTATTATTCCTCAACCAACAAGGCATATATTTTTGGCGGTTATTGGTTATCAGGGACTGATGCGACATATACTGATGAAATTGTTGAATATAGTATAGCTAGTGGAGTTGCCACATCCACTTCCATTGGCGATTTGCCGGTTCAGTTAGCCGGGGCTAGCGCAGCCCTGAATACCACCAACAATCTTATATACATTTTTGGCGGTTGGGATAATACTAATTCCCAATTTAATACTAATATTTATACTTTTGACCCTGCTTCGCCTTCAAGCAATGCTGTTGACACTACGCACGACTTGCCTTCCGGGAGAGAAGACGCGCCGGCTGTTTATGATTCTGCTGGAGCAAAGTTTTATATCTTTGGCGGTTATCAAGGAACAACAACGCCCACTTATTTAACAGAGGTTGTCCAGTATAATTATTCCAGTGGGGTAGCCACCACTACAAGTATAGGCGCGCTTCCAAAACAATTAAGAGGAACATCAGCAACTTATAAAGATTCCAACGAGATATACATATTTGGAGGGTGGAATAATACCGACGAAATATACAATACCAATATTTATAAATTTGACCCTTCTTCTCCGTCCACGGCTGTTTCTGACACTGGTTATGATTTGCCGACCGGGCTTAAAGACGCGCCAGCAATTCATGACACGAGCGGAGGGAAGAATTTTATCTTCGGCGGATTTTACGGCACCACCACGCCTGTTTATTTAACCAATATCGCCAAATTTAATCCCAGTTTATCAACGCCTGTTTCTTCAATAACTGACGGGTCGCAAAGTTTTGTTGTGGGCGCTGGCGAAGCAGCAGCTGATTCTTATAATAATTTTTTTGGAGGCGACATTGATGAACTTTATTTCTATAATTTCACCCTAACATCAGCGCAGGTTTTAAGGAATTATAACGCCGAATTAGCCGCCGCCCTGCCCATTCAATTCGGTTCAGGCACTGTAGGGACAACTACTGCGCCAATTGCTTATTTTAGGTTTGATACCGGCGCCGGGACAACCGGTTATGACGACACCACGAATAATAATGATTTGGCGATTTCGGGGGCGACATGGACAAGTTCCGGGAAATTCGGAAATGCTTTGTCTTTTGACGGCACGAATGATGTGGCAACCAGTTCTAATTCAGCGAGTACAAACATACAAGGAAACTTATCAATTTCTGCTTGGGTGAAGGCGACCAATTTTGCCACAACCACGCAACAATGGCTCGTCCACAAGGATTCGGGCACTGCGGGATACGCTTTTGGATTCGGCACAAGCGCTAATACGATGGTCCTTAAAATTGACGGAACCAATTATGAGTCAGACGCAACATTTTCGCTGACTAACAGCACTTGGCATCATTTTGGAGCAACGCTTTCCGGCACTTCAACTACTTTTTATCTTGACGGCAAGGCATTGGGGGGAGTGGTTAACGGCGCTAACGCGCCTCCGGCAGATGCGTCAAGCACAATGGTAAGAATCGGTTCTGACGGGACAAATTATTTCTCCGGTATTTTGGACGAAGTCCGGATTTACAACTACGCCCGCACTGCTCTTGAAATGAGAGTGGATTATAATCAAGGAATGGCAGTTGTTTTGGGAGGAGGGACAACAGCTGGGACAAGCAGTGTGGCTTATTGGAGATTTGACGAAAATCAAGGAGGAACTGTTTATGATGATTCAGCGAATAACAATAACGGAACAGTGTCCGCAAGTAGTACTATGGGGAATTGGACAACTGGCAAATACGGCAATGCGATTGATTTTGACGGCACGAATGATTATATTCAGGTCTCGGATTCAACTTCAACCAGCATTACAGGCGATTTAACAATTTCTGCATGGATTAGGCCGGATGTAGTTTCAAAAGAACAGACGATTTTGGGAAAATGGGATGAAACAACAGCAAATAATGATAGGAGTTATCGGTTGTGGCTTGATTCGTCAAACAAATTGAACTTGTCAGTTTCTACTGACGGGTCTGCTGTGGTTACCCATACAGGAGATACAGCATTATCAGCCAGCACTTGGTATCATGTTGAAGCAACTTATGATACTAGCACGAGTATGGATGTGTATCTTAATGGTAAATTAGATGCTGCACAGAAAACAGCAAGCGTGCCGGCTTCAATAGATGATAATGTTTCAAATCTATATATGGGAGCTAAAGAAAACACTTCAGGCAATATTGATACAAAGTTTGATGGAGCCATAGATGATGTCCGGCTGTATAACTATGCAAGGTCGGCAAGCCAAGTTTTAATTGACTATAATGGTGGGTTTGCGGTGCGATTGGGACAGTGA
- a CDS encoding NYN domain-containing protein, whose protein sequence is MISKYLKGGVLVIIDAANLESSVKDLGWWIDYIKLRDLFDEGNLVEIRNYCVHHGTDNQNKFFTFLKNNGFSLITKPLKVIRQTDIEKGDLRKANFDVEIAIDAIEMADRYDTIVLFSGDSDFNYLLRILQRKNKRTIVISTKYHIAKELIASSDKYIELEKLKPFIAREK, encoded by the coding sequence ATGATTTCCAAATATCTTAAAGGAGGAGTTTTAGTGATAATTGACGCTGCCAATCTCGAAAGTTCAGTTAAAGATTTAGGTTGGTGGATTGACTATATCAAATTGCGCGATTTATTTGATGAAGGCAATTTGGTTGAAATTAGAAATTACTGTGTTCATCACGGTACTGATAATCAAAACAAGTTTTTTACTTTTTTAAAAAATAATGGGTTTTCCCTGATAACTAAACCCTTGAAAGTTATCCGACAGACAGATATTGAAAAAGGAGATTTGAGAAAAGCCAATTTTGATGTTGAGATCGCCATTGACGCCATAGAAATGGCAGATAGATACGATACTATAGTTTTATTTTCGGGTGATAGTGATTTCAATTATTTGCTTAGGATTTTGCAGAGAAAAAACAAAAGAACGATTGTTATCTCCACAAAATATCATATAGCAAAAGAATTGATAGCCAGCAGCGATAAATATATAGAACTTGAGAAATTAAAGCCATTTATTGCTCGTGAAAAATAA